The DNA sequence AGGGGCCATGTTCCGGTGGTCCTTCAGGGTGAGCAGGACGGTCGGACCCGTGCTGAAAAAGGGCACGCCGAGCAGGCGCGGCGGCCCCGCCTGGGCCACGGCGTCGCGGAAGGTCAGTTCGGAGGAGAAGGTCCACGACGCGCGGCGCGTGAGGTCGGCGTCCGCGGCGGCGGCCATCACGACGGGCGCGAGCACGCTGACCGCCCAGCCCTTGAACTTCGGCTCCGTCTTGCGCTCCATCACGAGGTAGACGCGCCCGCGGGTGTGAAGCACGTTGCAGGGGGCCTGGTGCCACGACTGGCCCTGCGTCAGCATCGCGGCTTCGGACCAGGTGTCGCCGTTGTCCGTGGAGCGCACGATGCCCAGGTCGCCCCGGTGGCCCAGCACATAGACGGACCCGCCCGCCGCAAAGGGCCGCGCGTGCAGCAGCGGCATGTGCGCCCGGAAGGTCCATGTCGCGCCGTGGTCGTCGCTGGTGTAGATGCGCCCGCGCCACGGCCTGCCTTTGGCGTCCCGCGGAATGTCCGGCAGCTTCTCCAGCCCCGGCCCGCCCGCGTCCATCGTCGCCACCAGCCGGCCGCCGTCCAGCCGGGTGATGCCCGGACTGTAGGCGTAGACTCCCTTGGGGTCCGGGGACTCAAACACCACCACGCCCGGCCCGCCCAGCACGGGCGGCGGCCCCGGAGCGCCGGGAGGCGGGGCCGCGGGCGCGGGCGCCGCCGGGCTCCCCGCGAGGGCGCCCCCCGCGGCCATGCCGCCCAGAAAGGTCCTCCGTCCAAACCGGTTCTCGTTTGCGCCCATGGCCGCGCCCTCCGTGCCGTTTGCCTCGCCACAGGATACATCACCGGGCGGCGGACGGCGAAATATTCATTGACGCCCGGGGAGAACCGTTCTATACTGATGCCGCAACCTTGGAGAGTGTGACAGTCATGAAGATGCGTGACACGGTCCGTGGGCGGGGCGGGTTCACCCTGATTGAGCTGCTGGTGGTCATTGCCATCATCGGCATTCTGGCAGCGATTCTGCTGCCCGCGCTGGCGCGGGCGCGCGAGGCGGCCCGGCGCTCCTCCTGCCAGAACAACCTGAAGCAGTGGGGGCTGATCTTTAAGATGTACTCGGGCGAGTCGAAGGGGCAGCGGTTCCCGCATCTCCAGGTGTCGCGCTCCCACCGGTGGAACGGCGACCCGTACCCCTCGCCCGTTGAGGCGCTGGCCCTGGGCCCGCAGACGACCTCCGTCTACCCGGAGTACATGACGGACACCATGATCATGTTCTGCCCGTCGGACTCCGACCCGCCCGGATCCGTGCTGGAGAACCCCGACGGGACCTTCGGAAACCCCATCACGCGCCCGAAGGACGTGGACGCGAGCTACTGCTATCTCGGATGGGTCTTCGACCGGATTGACCGGAACTTCGTCCCCATCAGCACCTATCCCATGATCCAGGCGCTGATAGACATTCTCAGCGACGAGGTGATTCCGGATGTGGACGTGCCCATCCAGCTCGCCGCCGCGCTGAACGACGCCTTCAACACGCAGACCATGGCGGCCTACATGAACCACCAGGGCGCGGCGCTGGCCGCCATCGCCGACGAGGACCGGGACATCAGCGACCAGCCCCAGGGCGAGGGCAACGGAAACGGCGGCAGCAACGTGGTCTACCGGATCCGCGAGGGGATCGAGCGCTTCCTCATCACGGACATCAACAACCCCGGCGCCAGCGCGTCCGCCCAGAGCACGGTGTTCATCATGATGGACCAGCTCGGCACGGGCGCGGCCATCCAGAAGTTCAACCACCTGCCCGGCGGGTGCAACGTGCTCTACATGGACGGGCACGTGGAGTTTGTCCGCTACATCGGCGGCGACGCCAGCGGGATCCCTCCTGTCACCAAGGCCGTGGCGGTGGTGACGGGGGCCCTCTCCACCGGCGGATGACGCCCCGGCCTACTCCATGACGAGCCGCCAGCGGGTGGCCCACAGGCAGGTGTTCTGGTCCGGCCCCGGGTCCTGATAGTACACCGTCAGGATCGTGCCGTTGTCGAGCTGCACGGACGCCGGGTAGCCCAGGTCGCTGTTGACCGCCTCGCACAGGGTGAGCTCGTGCGCCGTGTCCCAGGTCGCGCCGCCGTCGGTGCTCACACAGGCCCGCTCGCTGAAGGGGGCCTTGCGCCGCCCGTACACCACGACCAGCGGCCCCTCCTTCAGCGGCAGGAGGTGCGGCGGGTAGCCCCAGATGCCCGTGGAATGCGTGACGGTCCAGGTGCGGCCGCCGTCGCGGCTCTCCGACTGCCTCATGACGTGGTCCTCCTTGTCCTCTGGCTGGTAGCGGAACATCGCCACGAGCGCGCCGTCGGGAAGTTCGGCCACATGCGGCTCGTGGTAGTGCTTCTGCTGCTCCCCCGCCGGGATCGGCACGGTCCCGATCACCTGCCACGACCGCGCGTCGTCCACCGAGCTCTCGGCCACGAGGGCCATCTCCCCGCCGCCCACCTTGCCCACGCTCAGGAGGCGGCCGTCGCGCAGGGCGATGGACCCGTGGGGCGAGGTGCCCTGCATCCGGACCGCATCCTCCCAGGTGACGCCGCCGTCGGCGGACCGGCGGGTCCAGTAGCCCAGCCCGTCGCGGCGGAGTTCCGGCGTGACCTTTTCGGCGTGGCGCGCGTACTTTTCATCGCGCTCGAAGGCCAGCGAGGTGAACCACGTCAGCACCAGCGTGCCCTGGGCCGTCTCGACGATCCCCGTGTCCCGGTCGTCCAGCGGCGTGTTGTTGACGGTCACGGGCGCGCCCCAGGTCGCGCCGTTGTCCGTGCTGGTGATGATCTGGCTCTTGCCGAAGGGGCACACATGCTGGTCGCGGTCGCCGGAGAAGGCGGCCACCAGCCGCCCGTCCCTCGTGCGGCACACCGTCGGCCAGCCGATGTAGCGGCCCTCCTGGACGCAGATGACCTTCGTGTCCAGAATCTCGGCGCGGGGCGCCGCCGCAGCAGGCGGCGCGGACAGTACGGCCAGGCAGGCGAGGAGGGGAACAAGGCGGCTCATGGCGAATCTCCCTTCAGGTTGCGGGCGCCGGGGCGCCCTCCGGCGACTATAGCCCCGGGAAACGGCGCGCCGCAAGCGGGGGGCGCGAGCCCGGATCGCCGGACAAGAAGTCGCGCGCGCCCGAGACATTCCGACAAGAGGTCGCCGCGTCGGCCGCAGGACGGCCTCCTCGCGATGACGGCTGGAATCGGCGTCATCGCGAAGGAGCGCAGCGACTGCGGCGATCTCGTTCCCGGCATGGCCGCACGCTCGAGGAATTCTTGTCCCGCATCCGCGCGCCAGATTTCCCCGTCTTGCGCGGGCGGGGGGGGAGTGCTATCATGGCGGCCTGTCCGGGGAACACCCCGGATTTCCGGAAAACCACGAAAGGAACGCTGTCATGGGAGACAAGGGATCATTGACGCGCCGCGCCTTCATCGCGGCGGCGACGACGACCGCCGTGATGGGCATGGCGAGGGGGGCGGACGAGGCGCCGAAGGTGAACACCGCGAAGGTCGTGCCGCGGAAACTGTCGCCGAACGACAAGGTGAACGTGGCGGCCATCGGCGCGGGCGGCAAGGGCACGAGCGACATCATGAGCTGCCACAAGCTGGGCGAGAACGTGGTGGCGCTGTGCGACGTGGACTGGAACCGCGCGGAGGAGACGGCGTACCGGCTGAAGGACGCGAAGCATTTCAACGACTACCGGAACATGCTGGAGCAGATGCCGGAGATTGACGCGGTGACGATCTCCACGCCGGACCACACGCACGCCCCGGCGGCCTACATGGCCATGAAAATGGGCAAGCACGTCTACGTCCAGAAGCCGCTCACGCACACCGTCGCCGAGGCGCGCCTGCTCACCCGCACGGCCGCCGAAACGGGCGTCATGACGCAGATGGGCAACCAGGGCCACAGCGGCGACGGCATCCGCCAGGTCTGCGAGATGATCTGGAGCGGCGCCATCGGCGACGTGCGCGAGGCCCACGTGTGGACGCACCGCCCGGTGTGGGACAACCAGGGCGTCACCGAGCCCCTGCCCCCCGAGACCGCCCCCGAGGGGCTCGACTGGGACCGCTGGATCGGCAGCGCCCCCTGGCGGCCCTACCACCACAAGCTCGCCCCGCATGACTGGCGCGCGTGGCTCGACTTCGGCGGCGGCTCCCTCGGCGACATGGCTTGCCACATCATGGACGCCCCCTACTGGGCCCTCAAGCTGGTCGAGGCCTCCGACTTCACCGTCGAGGTCGTCATGCAGAAGGGCCGAAACGAGCAGACCTTCCCCCTCATGACCACCATCAAGTACGCCTTCCCCGAGCGCGCCGGCATGCCCCCCGTGGACGTGTACTGGTACGACGGGCACGAGCCCGACCCCGCCACGGGCGAGGAGAAGTACAACCGCCCCGCCCGCCCCGAGGGCCTCGCGGCGGACGTCGTCCTCGGCGACAAGGACATGAACGGCTCGTTCTTCATCGGCACCAAGGGCATCCTCACGGCGGGCGAGTACGGCGGCGAGCCGCGCCTCGTGCCGGACAACCTGATGAAGGACTACAAAATGCCCGACGCCACCATCGAGCGCATCCCGGAAGAGAACCCCTACTTCGACTGGATCCGCGGCATCAAGACGGGCCAGAAGCCCTGCTCCAACTTCGACTACGCCGGCCCCTTCACCGAGATGGTCCAGTTCGGCAACCTCGTCGTGAAGTCCGGACAGAAACTCCACTGGGACAACAAAAACGGCGTCGTCACCAACGTGCCCAACGCCAAGGAGGTCGTCACCAAGGAGTACCGCAAGGGCTGGGAGATCCCCTGCTAGGCCCCTGAAGCAACAGACAGCATCCGCCGCGCCCCGCATCCCACGCGGGGCGCGGCTCTTTTATGGACGGGGACGGCCTTAGGGGTGTGGCAGAGGGTGCCGCCCCTCTTGGTCCCCCCTTGAGGGGGGTGGCCGCGTCTTCGCGGCCGGGGGATGTTCTTACAGCCCGCCAACGCCCCGGGATCCTGAACATCCCCCGGTTCGCTCCCGCGAACCGCCCCCCTCAAGGGGGGACCCAAGGCGGAGAATGCCGGGTTCCTGCAACTTCCCCCCGCGCGGCCCCCTGTGCTATCCTGCCTATATCGGCGCGCGGGGCGCCTGGTGGAGGGTGCGCATGATTTCGGTCAAGTCGCTGCGGGTGGACTACGACACCGTCACCGCCGTGGAGGATCTGGACCTGGAGGTGGCGCCGGGGGAGATCTTCGGCCTGCTCGGTCCCAACGGCGCGGGGAAGACCTCCACCATCAAGGCCATTGCCCGGGCCATCGAGCCGACCTACGGCGAAATCCGCATTGACGGCGTGGACCCCGACGTCCACCCGGAGGAGGCCTGGCGCCGCATCGGCTACATGCCCGACCTCCCGCCGCTCTACCCCGACCTGACGGTCCGCCAATACCTCGACGTGTTCGCCGCCGCGCACCTCGTGGCCCGCCCCGGACGGGCGGACCGGGTGCGCGACTGGGCCGCCCGGGTGGACCTCGAGAAGAAACTCGACACCCGGGTCTCCGAGCTTTCGCGGGGCATGAAGCAGCGGCTCGTGCTGGCGAAAACGCTGCTCCCCGAGCCGAAGGCGCTCCTCCTCGACGAGCCCGCCAGCGGCATGGACCCCATCGCCCGCGTCGAGATGCGCCGCCTCCTTCACGAGGCCGCCGCCAACGGCGCCGCCGTCGTCATCTCCAGCCACATCCTGTCCGAGCTCGACGAGCTCTGCACCGCCGTCGGCGTCATGGAAAAGGGCCGCATGGTCGTCTCCGGCAGCATCGCGGACATCCGCCGCCGCCTCGAGACGGGCGTGCGCCTGCGCATCCGCCCGGCGGGTGCCACCTCCGCCGAAGCCGTCGCCGCGTTCCTGGAGGGCAATCCGCTCGTCTCCGGACCCGCCGTCGCCGCAGGACAGTGCCTTGCCGAGTTCCACGGCACGGAGGACCAGGCGGCGGAGCTGCTGTCCGCCCTCGCGGGCGGCGGCCTCACCGTCGCCGAGTTCGCCCTGGAGCACGAGAGCCTCGAAAGCCTCTTCATGCGCATCGGTGCACGAGAGACGTCATGAAACTGGTGCCGCTCCGCGACAATCCGCAGTTCCTCAAGGGGTTCTACCTGCGCACCCGCTTCCCCGAGGTCATCTTCGAGCCCGTGCTGGCCGCGCTGGTGCTGGTGGTGTTTCTGGTCCTGTGGACGCCGATGGGGGGAGGGCCGCTGTCTTGGAAAGCGCTTGTGCTGGTGCTAGCCGGGATGCAGGTCTGCCTCGCCCTGTTACTCGCGCCGCTCGCCGTGGTCCGTCTGACGCTTTTGGATAGAATGGCGGGAGTGGTGGATTTTTACCGCGCGTCCCCGCTGCCCACCCGAAACCACCTGGTTGGGCTGGTTCTGGGGGGGGTGTTCCCCGAATGGCTGCTGGGGGGCGCGCTGTTTCTTCTGTTCCTTCCCATCGCCCACGCGGCGGGTATTCCCTGGCACCTGTCCTGCGCCTTTGCCGCTAGCCTCCTCCTGTCCAGTCTGGTGCTCGCTCTCGGGCTCTCCGGTTCAGCGGCGGGAAACGCGCGAACGGGCGGAGAAGGGCTGATCGTTTTTGTTCTCATGGCCTATGGAATGGCGCTGCTCTTTGCCGGCAAAGAGGGGTTCGGCATGTGGATTCACGCCGCCGGCGCGCCCGTCGTGAGGGCGGTCCTCACGCACCACCATTTGACGGCGGGGGAGGGATATGGATTGGGGCAGACGCTTGTCCTGGTGGGGTTTCAGGCGGCCATGCAGCTGCCCCTGCTGCTGCTGGGATGGGTTTCCCTTTGGCGGGGGTTTCGCGGGCCGCGCTGGCACAACGGCCGGAAATTCCAGGCGCTGCTCCTGTCGGTCTACGTCTTCTGCTGCCTCCTTCCTGGCGGCGGGTGGTCGGTTCCACAGGGCCTTTCCCCTGCGCGGGTCGGAAACGGCGTTGTCATGCGGGACCCCGAGGAAACGAATGCTGAGAGGGAGGTTCAGGACTATTGGTGGCAGCACCGGGGGATGGTGGTCGTGTGCGGCGGGATGGCCGCCGCACTCCTGCTGGGGACCATGGCTGCGGCGACTCCGGCGCGGGGCGAGACCGTCCGCGGCATGCGCAGAGCGCTAAAGACTGGCGCGCGCCGCGCGGCATTGCTGGACGACTGGGCGCTCAACCCGCCCGTCATGGTTGGCGTTAGTCTGGTTTCACTTCTTGCCATAGCGGCGTTTCACGCCACGGGGGTGGTTCATCTCACGGCGGGCGCGGCCTGCTGGCTGGTCCTGGTCTTCCTGGGCTGCCTGTGGTTCGCCCTGCTCCACCAATACGTTCAGCTCAGGTGGGGCTCCCGCGCCCGGCAGATGTTCATCCTGTTTGTTCTGGCCACCTGGGTGATCCTTCCCCTGGTCGCGCTTTTCAACCCCTTCGGCATGATTCTATCCCCCTTCCTGCCCTTCGGCCTTCTGCTGGCCAACTTTCCGAGTTTCTTTGACGCCGGAACAAGGGGAGAGTGGGTTACCCCCGCAACCTTCATTTTTCTCGCGGCGGACCTCATGCTTGTGTGCGTCTTCTCGGGGATTCTGTGGGCGCAGTACCGGCGAGTTTGTGAGGCCGTGAGTGGAAAGCGGCCGGACGGAAAAGATGATGCGGAGACTCGTCCTCTGGACAAAGGAACGGGGGGCGGTTCGGCGCCCGCCACACCTGAAGTGACCGGGCGCGTCGGCGCGAGGGAAACGTCATGAAACTGGTTTCGCTTCAGGACAATCCGCAGTTCCTCAAGGGGTTCTACCTGCGCACCCGCTTTCCCGAGGTCATCTTCGAGCCCGTGCTGGCCGCGCTGGTGCTGGTGGTGTTTCTCGTGCTGTGGGTGCCCATGGCCGATGTGGAGGGGGCCTGGAGCGCTCTGGCCGCCGTGACGGGGGCCATGGCGCTGTTTGTCGCGGGGTTTGTCGCGCCGGTCGCGGTGGGGCGCATGGCCATGGCGGAGGTGCGCGAGGGCACGCTGGATTTCTACCGCGCCTCCCCGCTGGCGGCGCGCAACCATGTGGCCGGGCTTGTGGTGGGCGCGGGGTTTCCCGAATGGGCGCTTGCCGGGGTGCTGCTGCTCGTCTTCGTGCCTTCCGCCCTCGTGGCGCGGTTTCCGTGGCATTTGGTCTGCGCGTTTGTGCTTTCCTGCGCCATGACCAGCGCCCTCCTGATGTTCGCTTCGGCGACGGTTGGCCTGAACACGCAGGATGGAAAACGGGGAAACGGCGGGCTGATTGCGGTGGTCGCCGTGGGGTTTCTCGTGTGGCTCATGGTCGTGGGGCGCCTGAGCGACCGCGCGGACACCGTCTGGGCGCACATGGTCGGCTTGCCCCTTCTGGTGATCATGGCGAACGCGGGGAGCCTCCGAGGCGGCGGGTTTGGCGCGGGGGATTCGGCCGTGCTGCTCCTGCTTCAGTGTGCGATGCAGGCGCCCCTGTTTGTCCTGTGCTGGGTCAACCTGTGGCGCGCCTTCCGCGGCCCGCGCTGGCACAACAGCTGGAAACTCCAGGCGCTGCTGGTCGCCGTGTACGCCTTCTGCTGCCTGATTCCCAACGGCACCGTGGGGCGGCCGCCGTTGACCCCGGCGGAACAGCAGAACGCGCAACGCATGGGGGACCTCCCGGAGAAGCCGCAGGGCGCCGGCGGACTGAGCGCCTCCGCCGTCACCATGGCCCTCCTGCTGGGCACGATGGTCGCCGGATCGCCCGGGGCGGCGCAGGTGGCCCGGGGCCTCCGCCGGGCGCGCAAGGCCGGCAAACGGGGCGTCTCCTGGCTGGACGACTGCGCGGTCAGCGCGACGGCCATGCTCGCCGTGACGGGCGTGTGCCTGCTGGCCCAGGGGGCGCTGTACGCCGCCGGCATCTCCCGGTTCACCCCCCAGATGGCCCTCGGATTCCTGCTCCTATGCCTCAACCTTCTGTTTCTGGCCCTCTTCTACCAGTGCGTGCAGATCGGCTGGGGCGCGCGGGGCCGAAAACTCTTCATGCTCTACATTATTGTCGCGTGGGTGGTCCTTCCCGCGGTCCTGCGGTTCAACATGGTTGGGATGCTCCTGGCCCCCTGGCTTCCCTTCACGCTGCTGATCGTCGGCTCGGGGATGCCCCTCGGCGAGGAAGTCGTCGCCGAGGCAACCGCCGCCACCGCCGCCGCCCTCGTGCTAAACGCCGCGTTGGCCTGCGCGGCCGCCGTGGTCCTCCACAACCAGTACCGGCGCCTGAAGGAGCAGGTTTTCAAAGCGTAATCCGGCGGGCCGGCGGATGCGAAAGGAATCGCCCGGCGGGTGAGCGGGGGCTGTGGCTTCGAGGAAGAGGGCGCGGCAAGCAGCGCCCCTACATGCGCTTGCCATGAGCCACACCAGGCGCGCGGCTCGTAGGGGCGCTACTTGCTGCGCCCCTACATGCGCTTGCTATGAGCCACACCAGGCGCGCGGTTCGTAGGGGCGCCGCTTGCTGCGCCCTCTTTGCGCCCACCGGGGGCGCCGCTTGCCGCGCCCCGGAGTTTGGGGGTCAGCGGCCGCTTTCCGCGGCCGGGGCGAGCAGCGGCAGGAGGGCCTGCTCGAAGGCCTCGGCCTTTTTCCCGATGCCCCAGGTGCGAAGGTGGCAGATGTCGGTGAACATGTCCGCGCCGCCGGTGAAGGCGGCGGCGACATCGAGGCAGGGGAGGTTCTCCCGTTCGCAGAAGGCACGGACGCGGCGGTTGTAGGCGTCCACGAGGCGGCAGTAGCCCGCCATGTTCACGAGCCGCCCCCAGAGCATGGTGCCGACGCGGTGCTCGTAGAAGGCGCGCTCGTCGGGCGGGAGGTGCTCGTAGTCGGGCCGGGCGAAGGTGGCGGGGGCGAAGTCCGCGCCCTGGGCGCGGCAGGCCTCCGCCAGACGGCCCAGATGGGCGATGAGGGTCTCGTCCACGATGCGGTCGAGGGCGGCGTCGCCGGGCAGGAGCAGGGGGCCCAGGTAGTCAAACACGAACCGGGACCGCCCGAGCAGGTTCCGCAGGTTTGCCAGGGTGCCGGCCCGGGCGGGGTTTGTCCACTGTTCCACGAGCAGCGGCACGTCGTTCACGAAGTTGTAGTGGATGACGAGGTCCGGCTGGAGGGCCAGATAGTCGGGCAGGTGCTCCGCCTCGCCGCCCGCGCCCAGCGCGAAGATGCCCGCGTTCACCACGTCCACGCCGCGCCCCGGCAGGGATTCCCGCAGCCGCGCCTCGAGGATGTTGGGCCAGGTCAGCTCGTTGGTCACCCCCTCGGCGGTGGTGGATCCGCCGATGCAGACGATGCGGTAGACGCCTTCGGGTTTGGGCAGGACGACCTCGTCGTCGCGGAACCCGCGGGCGTTGGTGCGCAGGTCAATGAAGTCGGCGTGGCGCAGGTTGGGCCGGAGGGTGGTCCAGAGTTTTTCCCAT is a window from the Candidatus Hydrogenedentota bacterium genome containing:
- a CDS encoding exo-alpha-sialidase, which translates into the protein MAAGGALAGSPAAPAPAAPPPGAPGPPPVLGGPGVVVFESPDPKGVYAYSPGITRLDGGRLVATMDAGGPGLEKLPDIPRDAKGRPWRGRIYTSDDHGATWTFRAHMPLLHARPFAAGGSVYVLGHRGDLGIVRSTDNGDTWSEAAMLTQGQSWHQAPCNVLHTRGRVYLVMERKTEPKFKGWAVSVLAPVVMAAAADADLTRRASWTFSSELTFRDAVAQAGPPRLLGVPFFSTGPTVLLTLKDHRNMAPAGWLETNIVQFTDKDHVWHDPAGRTFHLWMRAHTGGTNLAAVAKAVEGEDGQITVSLEKAPSGEPMLYVPCPGGQLKFHLLYDEPTKLFWLLSNQSTDSMTRPERLPADRYNLPNNERHRLVLHFSRNCVDWCFACRVADTGAPGQSRNYASMAVDGENLVVLSRSGDHRAKNAHDGNLITFHTVPNFRSLTY
- a CDS encoding DUF1559 domain-containing protein; this encodes MKMRDTVRGRGGFTLIELLVVIAIIGILAAILLPALARAREAARRSSCQNNLKQWGLIFKMYSGESKGQRFPHLQVSRSHRWNGDPYPSPVEALALGPQTTSVYPEYMTDTMIMFCPSDSDPPGSVLENPDGTFGNPITRPKDVDASYCYLGWVFDRIDRNFVPISTYPMIQALIDILSDEVIPDVDVPIQLAAALNDAFNTQTMAAYMNHQGAALAAIADEDRDISDQPQGEGNGNGGSNVVYRIREGIERFLITDINNPGASASAQSTVFIMMDQLGTGAAIQKFNHLPGGCNVLYMDGHVEFVRYIGGDASGIPPVTKAVAVVTGALSTGG
- a CDS encoding exo-alpha-sialidase; this translates as MSRLVPLLACLAVLSAPPAAAAPRAEILDTKVICVQEGRYIGWPTVCRTRDGRLVAAFSGDRDQHVCPFGKSQIITSTDNGATWGAPVTVNNTPLDDRDTGIVETAQGTLVLTWFTSLAFERDEKYARHAEKVTPELRRDGLGYWTRRSADGGVTWEDAVRMQGTSPHGSIALRDGRLLSVGKVGGGEMALVAESSVDDARSWQVIGTVPIPAGEQQKHYHEPHVAELPDGALVAMFRYQPEDKEDHVMRQSESRDGGRTWTVTHSTGIWGYPPHLLPLKEGPLVVVYGRRKAPFSERACVSTDGGATWDTAHELTLCEAVNSDLGYPASVQLDNGTILTVYYQDPGPDQNTCLWATRWRLVME
- a CDS encoding Gfo/Idh/MocA family oxidoreductase — protein: MNTAKVVPRKLSPNDKVNVAAIGAGGKGTSDIMSCHKLGENVVALCDVDWNRAEETAYRLKDAKHFNDYRNMLEQMPEIDAVTISTPDHTHAPAAYMAMKMGKHVYVQKPLTHTVAEARLLTRTAAETGVMTQMGNQGHSGDGIRQVCEMIWSGAIGDVREAHVWTHRPVWDNQGVTEPLPPETAPEGLDWDRWIGSAPWRPYHHKLAPHDWRAWLDFGGGSLGDMACHIMDAPYWALKLVEASDFTVEVVMQKGRNEQTFPLMTTIKYAFPERAGMPPVDVYWYDGHEPDPATGEEKYNRPARPEGLAADVVLGDKDMNGSFFIGTKGILTAGEYGGEPRLVPDNLMKDYKMPDATIERIPEENPYFDWIRGIKTGQKPCSNFDYAGPFTEMVQFGNLVVKSGQKLHWDNKNGVVTNVPNAKEVVTKEYRKGWEIPC
- a CDS encoding ABC transporter ATP-binding protein, giving the protein MISVKSLRVDYDTVTAVEDLDLEVAPGEIFGLLGPNGAGKTSTIKAIARAIEPTYGEIRIDGVDPDVHPEEAWRRIGYMPDLPPLYPDLTVRQYLDVFAAAHLVARPGRADRVRDWAARVDLEKKLDTRVSELSRGMKQRLVLAKTLLPEPKALLLDEPASGMDPIARVEMRRLLHEAAANGAAVVISSHILSELDELCTAVGVMEKGRMVVSGSIADIRRRLETGVRLRIRPAGATSAEAVAAFLEGNPLVSGPAVAAGQCLAEFHGTEDQAAELLSALAGGGLTVAEFALEHESLESLFMRIGARETS